A region of the Silene latifolia isolate original U9 population chromosome 9, ASM4854445v1, whole genome shotgun sequence genome:
ccgaaaaaggaaatagggaggtttattttgaatgggagggagtatgttCAAGAATAATATTTCTTATAAGATGTAATGTTTTTAAGTACTATTAACCAACAAACATTAGTGGCTTAATGGTTATTGAGACGTGAATATAATCCCCTGAGTTTAAGGATCAAATCTTGATAAGGAATTGAACCTATCATGAGTTAGAGCGGAGAAGGATCGGGCTTATGTTTAGAGATTTCACTAAAATTATACTCTTGGAGTTAAAAATGATCTCAAAATATTTATTGAAAATTTCTATCTTCCAAGAGAAATTGCAACTATTTTTAGTGGGTTCTTtgtaagataaaaataaaaaaaaattatttactgGTAAATATTGTTTATAGTAAACTATTACTCGATATAATAAGACAAATAGTCGCCGTAAACATGTCAAACTTCTTTAAAACTCTTATGTTTTTGCCTCTTTAATCCAATGTACATACTTTTTTCATTGTTTTTGTTTTAGTCGTACTCGTGTCACATCAACAAGTTGTCAAAATTAAAACAATTTAACAAATAATTCTAAATGGATCGGTATTGATAACTTAATTTTCATTTTAACAATCAATGCAAGTTTTATAAAGGTATACGTGAATTCTGCCATTCTCTCTTAAGTATAGATCCAAGTGAACCTTGATCTTGACACATGTTATGTTATTTGTGTAGTATGTATCGAGTTTCCTAGCAAGAGAACAAGAGCTCTCTTACTCCCAACCATGAAGTTGGGAATTCAATTCTCACTCGCGACATAGTACATTCatttgaaccaaaaaaaaaaaaacttttcctAGCGAAATGTAGATATCATCACATCTGCGTACATGATTAAATGAAGAATATAAATTATCGCCGTTTTTATTTCCATAAAACATGTTTTTCTCCAAATATTTTACTCAAACAATACTGAATACGCTTCTTTTTGATAGATTCAAAGGTAGATAGTCAGGACGTGGACGAGCACGATCCCCTCGAACCTCGAGGATCGAAACTTAATCCCCAGGGCTCAATGTAAACCCGATACAGACCATTCGGCTAGCTGGGTATAAGTAATAATGGCAAGGACAAAGAGCAATAAATAGTCTGACTAACAAACTTAAATGCATtgtgttaatcactgcaattgtCTGCTATATACACATAGTTTTGCACACACTATTTTACCGTTGCCATCCTTATTTGCCTACCTCCCATCCCCTCTCTtatctccctccctccctccttATTTATTGCTTTTTCTCTCTTTTCACACTACCTTTCATTCAATGCCCTCCTCTCCCCGTCACTCACCTAAGTTGTTTAATGCACTACCTCCAAAAACACTCCCCTATGACTAAACAACATAGGGAAATAAACCAATGTCGTTGTGTTTGTCGTCTGATGGTATCGAGTTTCagtatcaacttttcaatttaacGACAAGATAGTGCCAAAATTGTTTTTTAAGCGTAATGGGAGCCACAAGGCGTATTTAGGCCTATGAGGTTCGAATACAGGTCATGAAAACCAATACTCATAACTTTATCAACTAAACTAGTTAACATCTGCGGAAACCTCGTATTTAAAGTTATCGTGTCACAATGCTAGGCCCATGCCTTAAAATAATGTCTCACACTACTATCGGTATTGTGAGACACTATGCCAAGAAAGCAATTGGGGAATTAACAcgtctcatttatttattttttccgcTTCACTCTAGAAAAAAAAGCTGATAATAACTAAACAAAAGGTTAAAATGATTTGGGAACGGCTGACTAAAGTGTAGCAACCAGAATTCCGAAATTATATTACATTGACTGTTCAATTCCACACTTGATAAGGACAAATCTACAATCACATCTTGATTTTCTCCTCTTCCACATATTGGATGTCTTATTTTGCACCAAAAAGTCGGAAACAGTCAAGTCTGACACTTGGACACGTACTTCTTTTATTCAACACTCGCAACCTAATCAACCTAATCATTTAGCTCTAACTTATTAAGATCACTAACTAACTTAATGGGAGGGTTTAAGGGTAAGGGTTtaactaatgatgatgatgatgatgatgatgatgatttagGTGGTGGTGGAGTTGCACAAACTGGGATAATTGACCTAATTTGAACTGCTTGGGCAATCCCATTTGACTTTTCACAGTAATTTACCATATTACCCCCCTGAGCACAACCTAATGGTCCAAAAAACAAGTTCCTAAAATAGCTCTGACCTAGTTCCAGAAGGGCAGCATTAGGCTTGTCCGACACAGTGTCGCCAAAATTACTATTTTGCCCTTTGTCTCTGAAGATACTATTGTTTTTAGAAGTTAAAGGTAGGATCTTTGAGGTTGTTCTTGGAGGAGGTGGTGGTAAAAGGTCTACAAAGCTGTTTTGTTGTTTCCAAGGATtattgttaatgttgttgttaTACTTAAGAGGATAATCTGATCTCCATGGTCTCGTGTTTCTCGATCGTCTTGGATGATTATTCGGATAATGACGATGATGATCGTTTTGCTTTCCGGATTTTTGTGGCTTGAAATTTGATAGAACTCTTCTTACAATCATTTGTTCTTCCTCTTCTTTTTCGTCATTGTGTTGATTCTCTACTGATTCTTTCTTTGAAACCAAACTTGGTAGTGGCACTGTACATACAAATAATCAACATTAAACCTTTTCATAAGGTTATGAGTCGGTTTCACATAAAAGACCGTGTTATATTATAAAACTAAAAGTTTATGTGACGATTTTGAAGATAATAATAACTTGTAGTAGATGAACTATTAACAGTAAAAAATGACTAGAAACCATAAAAAGATGATCAAAAACTAATGATTTTAATAAATCGGAAATAATGAGATTAAGAAAGTAAATTACTCTTTTTTAAAGAAGACCAAGCAGAAATAGCAGCATTCTTCTCAGCTTGTTTCTTAGTTTTGGCAGAATCACCAGTAAAACTCAAACCAGCAAGTTCAACTGTGCAAGTAAATACTGGGACATGTCCTGGTCCTGATCTTATTGTTGTATATACTGGCAAATTTAGTCCTGCTTTATGTGCTGTTTC
Encoded here:
- the LOC141599160 gene encoding uncharacterized protein LOC141599160, with protein sequence MFKNQLQELAQRSCFNLPAYACMREGPDHAPRFRASVNFNGEIFESPGYSPTLRQAEHSAAEVALNLLSSRGSKSLTARVLDETGVYKNLLQETAHKAGLNLPVYTTIRSGPGHVPVFTCTVELAGLSFTGDSAKTKKQAEKNAAISAWSSLKKMPLPSLVSKKESVENQHNDEKEEEEQMIVRRVLSNFKPQKSGKQNDHHRHYPNNHPRRSRNTRPWRSDYPLKYNNNINNNPWKQQNSFVDLLPPPPPRTTSKILPLTSKNNSIFRDKGQNSNFGDTVSDKPNAALLELGQSYFRNLFFGPLGCAQGGNMVNYCEKSNGIAQAVQIRSIIPVCATPPPPKSSSSSSSSSLVKPLPLNPPIKLVSDLNKLELND